In Elusimicrobiota bacterium, the following proteins share a genomic window:
- a CDS encoding NDP-sugar synthase — protein MKAIILIGGFGTRLRPLTCNTPKPLLPVVNKPFSLYQIELLKKYGIKDIVLCMAYLPSEFEKYLGDGRKYGVNISYAIEKSPLGTGGAIKNAEKYINDSVIIFNGDVLTDIDLAKLIKFHRNKKSKATISLVRVPDPTSYGLVETAKNGKIKQFLEKPSLNQITCDTISAGTYIFEPEIFSEMPPDVVYSVERELFPTLLSKKIPFYGYIYSGYWIDIGTTEKYLQVHNDLMNQMKKNVIGKNSKIAKSVRIFGHLAVGNNTTIAEKTTISGNVCLGNDVKVGKNCFLSNCVVLTNTIIEEDSKIENSLIGKNCIIEKNVQLKEGCVIGDKTIVRSYSKL, from the coding sequence GCTTAGGCCTTTGACATGTAATACTCCAAAACCGTTACTTCCGGTGGTTAATAAGCCGTTTTCTCTGTATCAGATAGAACTTCTTAAAAAGTATGGCATAAAAGATATAGTTCTTTGTATGGCTTATTTACCCTCAGAGTTTGAAAAATATTTAGGTGACGGTAGAAAATATGGAGTAAATATATCATATGCGATTGAGAAATCGCCGTTGGGGACCGGTGGAGCTATAAAAAATGCTGAAAAATATATTAATGACTCGGTTATTATTTTTAATGGTGATGTATTGACAGATATAGATTTGGCGAAGCTTATAAAATTCCATAGAAACAAAAAATCTAAGGCGACAATTTCTCTGGTTAGAGTTCCCGACCCGACAAGTTACGGTCTTGTGGAAACCGCAAAGAATGGAAAAATAAAACAATTCCTGGAGAAACCGTCTCTTAATCAGATTACATGTGATACCATAAGTGCAGGAACGTATATTTTTGAGCCGGAAATTTTCAGTGAAATGCCGCCTGATGTTGTTTATTCTGTTGAACGGGAACTATTCCCGACTCTCTTGAGTAAAAAAATTCCCTTTTATGGCTATATTTATTCCGGTTATTGGATTGATATAGGTACCACAGAAAAATATTTACAGGTTCATAATGATTTAATGAATCAAATGAAAAAAAATGTAATTGGCAAAAACTCAAAAATAGCAAAAAGTGTAAGGATTTTTGGACATCTCGCTGTGGGAAACAATACTACAATAGCTGAAAAAACTACGATTTCCGGGAATGTTTGTTTGGGAAATGATGTTAAAGTTGGGAAAAATTGTTTTCTTTCTAACTGTGTCGTTCTTACTAATACTATAATAGAAGAAGATAGTAAAATTGAAAATTCATTAATTGGGAAAAATTGTATAATAGAAAAAAATGTGCAACTTAAAGAGGGTTGTGTAATTGGAGATAAAACTATTGTAAGGAGTTACTCAAAATTATGA
- a CDS encoding cupin, producing MKIVKKPWGYEKWFAFTKNYVGKILFIKKGRRLSKQYHKVKHETIYTLSGKYIMELRNTKKLMKQSSVIVIPPKKIHRMYAKFCDVTLVEVSTPEVWDVVRMEDDYGRTRITADKRRSR from the coding sequence ATGAAAATAGTAAAAAAACCGTGGGGATATGAAAAATGGTTTGCATTTACGAAAAATTATGTTGGTAAAATACTTTTTATTAAAAAAGGGCGTCGTTTAAGTAAACAGTATCACAAAGTGAAACATGAAACAATTTATACCCTTTCCGGTAAATATATTATGGAACTGAGAAATACGAAGAAGTTAATGAAGCAAAGCAGTGTAATTGTCATACCACCTAAAAAAATACATAGAATGTATGCGAAGTTTTGTGATGTAACACTTGTTGAGGTATCGACCCCTGAAGTTTGGGATGTTGTTCGTATGGAAGATGATTATGGAAGAACGCGGATAACCGCAGATAAAAGGAGAAGCAGATGA
- a CDS encoding phosphoglucomutase/phosphomannomutase family protein, which produces MTADNCQRQSTLQISGNQCIRFGTDGWRGIIAEDFTFKNVSIVAQAIADYIKNKEIQNTLPTSHLPLSAVIVGYDNRFLSDKFAKQVAKVISANNIDVHISKTAVTSPSISLFCKKNNCIGIMITASHNPPFWNGLKIKLPYGGSVSQKIINEISACLYKNDVKIDDKKIDTVDVIADYKAYLKSLVKVSLSSKLNVVVDSMYGSGSGIIEQLFDKKNKIHSINNYREPLFGGINPEPIEKNLYKLKKEILKNKAAAGFAFDGDADRLGVIDDKGRYLSPHIVFPLILLYILEHKKLKGKIVQTVSLGYLSERIAKKFSQPFEEVSVGFKYICEKMLDKDVLFGGEESGGYGWGKGMPERDGILNALLIMEMLTNTKKKLSYLVDDLQKRFGKSCFLRKDIKLKSPVDKEKFTKSVNEIMCKNTDVREIKAFDGIKIIFNNDDWLLLRPSGTEPVLRTYSETNSIVKTKILLDFAEKICFNLVKHE; this is translated from the coding sequence ATGACCGCAGATAATTGTCAGCGGCAATCAACGTTGCAAATCAGCGGTAATCAGTGTATCCGTTTTGGAACTGATGGTTGGCGCGGAATAATTGCCGAAGATTTCACATTTAAAAATGTCAGTATTGTTGCTCAAGCAATTGCCGATTATATAAAAAATAAAGAAATTCAAAATACACTTCCCACTTCCCACTTGCCACTTTCTGCTGTTATCGTGGGTTATGACAATCGTTTCCTTTCTGACAAATTTGCCAAGCAAGTCGCAAAAGTTATTTCAGCAAATAATATAGATGTTCATATCTCGAAAACGGCGGTAACTTCACCATCGATTTCTTTATTTTGCAAAAAAAATAATTGTATCGGAATAATGATAACCGCGAGTCATAATCCGCCTTTTTGGAACGGGTTAAAGATAAAACTTCCGTATGGCGGTTCTGTATCGCAAAAAATAATAAATGAAATTTCAGCATGTCTTTATAAAAATGATGTTAAGATTGATGATAAAAAAATAGATACTGTAGATGTTATAGCTGATTATAAAGCATATCTTAAATCACTGGTAAAAGTAAGCTTATCATCAAAACTGAATGTCGTTGTTGATTCTATGTATGGAAGCGGTTCTGGTATTATTGAACAGCTTTTTGATAAAAAAAATAAAATCCACTCAATTAACAATTATAGAGAACCGTTGTTCGGTGGAATAAATCCGGAACCAATAGAAAAAAATCTTTACAAATTAAAAAAAGAAATATTAAAAAACAAGGCTGCTGCTGGTTTCGCTTTTGATGGTGATGCGGACCGTTTAGGCGTTATTGATGATAAAGGGCGCTATCTTTCGCCGCATATAGTTTTTCCTTTAATTTTGTTGTATATCTTAGAACATAAAAAATTAAAAGGAAAAATTGTTCAGACAGTTTCTCTGGGGTATCTTTCGGAACGTATTGCTAAAAAGTTTTCCCAGCCATTTGAGGAAGTGTCTGTTGGTTTTAAGTACATATGCGAGAAAATGTTAGACAAAGATGTTTTGTTCGGGGGCGAGGAATCCGGTGGTTATGGATGGGGAAAGGGAATGCCGGAAAGAGATGGTATATTAAATGCGCTTCTTATTATGGAAATGTTAACTAATACAAAGAAGAAACTTTCATATTTGGTTGATGATTTGCAAAAAAGATTTGGCAAATCATGTTTTTTAAGGAAAGACATAAAATTGAAATCTCCTGTTGATAAAGAAAAATTTACAAAAAGTGTAAATGAAATAATGTGTAAAAATACGGATGTCAGGGAAATTAAAGCATTTGACGGTATAAAAATAATTTTTAATAATGACGATTGGCTTTTACTTCGTCCTTCTGGAACAGAACCGGTCCTGAGGACTTACTCTGAAACTAATTCAATTGTCAAAACAAAAATATTACTTGATTTTGCAGAAAAAATTTGCTTTAATTTAGTAAAGCACGAATAA
- the metK gene encoding methionine adenosyltransferase, with product MFSGDYVFTSESVTEGHPDKVCDQISDAILDEVYRQDSPLKNNFRCRVACETYVTVGLLIVGGEITTSAYVDVQDIARNVIKGIGYTHMKYGFNYQTCGILNAIGRQSPDISQGVGRKGKEIGAGDQGLMIGYACNETKELMPLPITLAQRLTMRLAEVRKKNTLKYIGPDGKSQVTVKYIDGKPVSVEKIVISTQHTEDSVDKKTGNLANWAKDDILHTVIIPTIPKNLMKGFNFKKDCYINPTGRFVVGGPQSDTGMTGRKIIVDTYGGMAPHGGGAFSGKDPTKVDRSASYMARYIAKNIVAAGLAEKCMIQLAYAIGVAEPVSIMVDTLDTGSVSDEKLEKAVRKVFLLTPRGIIDTLKLHLPIYQKTAAYGHFGREGFTWEKTDKAERLKSEVR from the coding sequence ATGTTTAGTGGGGATTATGTTTTTACTTCGGAGTCAGTAACAGAAGGGCATCCGGACAAGGTTTGTGACCAGATTTCTGATGCGATTTTGGATGAGGTTTATAGGCAGGACTCGCCGTTAAAGAATAATTTTAGATGTCGAGTTGCTTGTGAGACATATGTTACTGTAGGGCTTTTAATAGTCGGTGGTGAAATTACTACCAGTGCATATGTTGATGTTCAGGATATAGCAAGAAATGTTATAAAGGGTATTGGTTACACTCATATGAAATATGGGTTCAATTATCAAACTTGCGGGATACTTAATGCGATAGGTCGTCAATCACCCGATATTTCACAAGGTGTTGGCAGAAAAGGAAAAGAAATTGGTGCAGGCGACCAGGGTCTTATGATAGGTTATGCATGCAATGAAACAAAAGAACTTATGCCGCTTCCGATAACACTTGCACAAAGACTGACAATGCGTCTTGCGGAAGTAAGAAAAAAAAATACATTAAAATATATCGGACCTGATGGCAAATCTCAGGTTACGGTGAAATATATTGACGGGAAACCTGTTTCGGTAGAAAAAATAGTTATATCTACTCAGCATACCGAAGATTCGGTTGATAAAAAAACAGGTAATCTTGCCAATTGGGCAAAAGATGATATACTTCATACTGTAATTATACCGACTATTCCTAAGAATCTTATGAAAGGATTTAACTTCAAGAAAGATTGTTATATCAACCCGACAGGCAGATTTGTCGTGGGTGGTCCCCAGTCTGATACTGGTATGACCGGCAGGAAAATAATAGTTGATACATATGGCGGAATGGCGCCTCATGGCGGTGGTGCATTTTCCGGAAAAGACCCGACTAAAGTTGACCGTTCGGCTTCTTACATGGCAAGATATATTGCAAAAAATATAGTAGCAGCTGGTCTTGCAGAAAAGTGTATGATACAGCTTGCATATGCAATAGGAGTCGCGGAGCCGGTATCAATAATGGTTGATACGCTTGATACGGGCAGTGTTTCTGATGAAAAACTTGAAAAAGCAGTAAGAAAAGTTTTTCTCTTAACACCGAGAGGAATCATTGATACTCTTAAACTTCATCTTCCTATATATCAGAAAACAGCAGCATATGGTCATTTTGGAAGAGAAGGATTTACATGGGAGAAAACTGACAAAGCAGAGAGATTAAAATCAGAAGTAAGGTGA
- the ahcY gene encoding adenosylhomocysteinase, whose translation MNYDVKNLKLAKVGKNRIEWAERDMPVLRIIGKRFSKEKPLKNVTVAACLHVTTETANLMIAMKEGGAKITLCASNPLSTQDDVAASLVSDFGISTFAIKGEDNKTYYKHIKSVLAANPQITMDDGADLVSTLHSEKYNLSNIIGGTEETTTGVIRLKAMAKDGVLKYPIIAVNDALTKHLFDNRYGTGQSTIDGIIRATNVLLAGRNFVVAGYGWCGRGVAMRAKGMGANVIVTEIDPLKAIEAIMDGFRVMSMAEAAKIGDIFVTLTGDISVIDKQHFLAMKSGAIVCNSGHFNVEINIPALKKISKKVREARAFVDEYTLSSGKKIYILAEGRLINLSSAEGHPASVMDMSFANQSLSAEWLVKRFKVSDIGHRTSDIGLKNDVFSVPKDIDENIAKLKLESLGVKIDKLTQEQQKYLSSWQEGT comes from the coding sequence ATGAATTACGATGTTAAGAACTTAAAATTAGCAAAAGTAGGTAAGAATCGCATTGAGTGGGCTGAAAGGGACATGCCTGTTTTAAGAATCATAGGAAAAAGGTTTTCAAAAGAAAAACCATTAAAGAACGTTACCGTTGCCGCATGTTTGCACGTAACCACAGAAACAGCAAATCTTATGATTGCTATGAAAGAGGGTGGTGCAAAGATAACGCTGTGTGCGTCAAACCCGCTTTCAACTCAGGATGATGTTGCAGCATCATTGGTAAGTGATTTTGGAATTTCCACATTTGCGATTAAAGGCGAGGATAATAAAACATATTACAAACACATAAAGTCGGTTCTTGCTGCTAATCCGCAAATAACTATGGATGACGGAGCAGATTTAGTTTCAACACTTCATTCGGAAAAGTATAATTTAAGTAACATTATAGGTGGTACCGAAGAAACGACAACAGGTGTTATCCGTTTAAAGGCAATGGCAAAAGATGGGGTGTTAAAATATCCTATTATTGCTGTTAACGATGCATTAACGAAACATCTTTTTGATAATAGATATGGAACCGGACAATCCACAATCGACGGAATCATACGCGCTACCAATGTGTTGTTAGCCGGCAGGAATTTTGTAGTTGCCGGTTATGGGTGGTGTGGCAGGGGTGTTGCCATGCGAGCAAAAGGTATGGGAGCCAATGTAATAGTTACAGAGATAGACCCTTTGAAAGCGATAGAAGCAATTATGGATGGTTTTAGGGTTATGTCAATGGCAGAGGCGGCAAAAATTGGTGATATTTTTGTTACACTTACAGGCGATATAAGTGTTATTGACAAACAACATTTCTTGGCGATGAAAAGCGGTGCTATTGTGTGTAACTCAGGTCATTTTAATGTTGAAATAAATATTCCGGCTCTTAAAAAAATCAGTAAGAAAGTTAGAGAAGCAAGAGCGTTTGTTGATGAGTATACATTAAGTTCCGGTAAAAAGATTTATATTCTTGCCGAGGGGCGTCTTATTAATCTTTCCTCAGCAGAAGGACATCCTGCTTCAGTTATGGATATGAGTTTTGCCAATCAATCACTTTCTGCAGAATGGTTAGTAAAGAGGTTCAAAGTCAGTGACATCGGACATCGGACATCGGACATCGGACTAAAAAATGATGTTTTTTCTGTCCCAAAAGACATTGATGAGAATATTGCAAAACTGAAGTTAGAGTCGCTTGGTGTAAAAATTGATAAACTTACACAAGAACAGCAAAAATACCTTTCCTCGTGGCAAGAAGGCACATAA
- the traF gene encoding conjugal transfer protein TraF yields MRKNFAIVFVFAFFCLLFTGYIYSESFKILGTRPLGMGGAYVAIGEDAITQYWNPAGLGIGRDVDVQLPVNIQAEFTGDILGSANRLSDIADQFSSISAAQKTGKAISLDQLSAFVKGVKELDNLNDPSKGVLVDLGAGGNIRVSHFAFSVNNFTSIGADPSIDIKNLGLGAGSFSPQIKKSVYKAESYQGVDLGKIIDDFNSTYKTGNSGANIYDTPTDASLQTSANTLAEGLLTDITTNLKNLNIDTTITATLPAGLTVEQALANAIVRAATDPTIANQLGTTVLTKEQVKDYIQQIEDVRPLIDSILGGATAGSSYANNKSNLTVRGASTFEASLGYGMKVPRVQSTAVLNGILKGLYAGINVKYIKGYVGYVKVGVLNQDNVDLWKDFSDNQRTSNAIGVDLGFLLQKKFFNKKTNFGLLIRNLNSPTFDQPVKAINDGEGSKYKIDPQIRGGIAVWPFNWWSISTDLDLTENSTPLPGYNSQLWGLGTELNILNKSWFNLALRTGVMKNIAESSAKLAYTGGFGLNIAHFVIDVGGAMSSDMVDIGQKVSGSSTKVPAAASAALTISFDF; encoded by the coding sequence ATGAGAAAAAATTTCGCAATAGTTTTTGTATTTGCTTTTTTTTGTTTGTTATTTACCGGGTATATTTATTCCGAATCTTTTAAAATCCTTGGGACTAGACCTTTGGGAATGGGTGGCGCATATGTCGCTATTGGTGAGGATGCTATTACACAATACTGGAACCCCGCAGGGCTTGGAATTGGAAGAGATGTAGATGTCCAGCTTCCTGTGAATATTCAGGCTGAATTTACAGGTGATATTCTTGGTTCTGCTAACCGGCTTAGTGATATTGCTGATCAGTTTTCCAGTATTTCCGCTGCCCAAAAAACCGGAAAAGCGATTTCGCTTGACCAGCTTTCTGCATTTGTTAAAGGAGTTAAGGAATTAGACAATTTGAATGATCCTTCAAAAGGTGTACTTGTTGATTTAGGAGCCGGAGGAAATATTAGAGTTAGCCATTTTGCATTTTCTGTAAACAATTTTACTTCAATAGGTGCTGACCCGTCAATTGATATTAAAAACCTTGGATTAGGTGCCGGGTCATTTTCACCACAGATAAAGAAGTCGGTTTATAAAGCAGAAAGTTATCAAGGTGTTGATTTGGGAAAAATTATAGATGATTTTAATTCCACCTATAAGACAGGTAATAGCGGAGCAAATATTTATGATACTCCAACCGATGCTTCACTACAAACATCAGCCAACACGCTTGCTGAAGGACTTCTCACAGATATTACAACGAATCTCAAAAATCTTAATATTGATACAACAATAACAGCCACTCTTCCGGCAGGACTTACGGTCGAGCAAGCGCTTGCAAATGCGATTGTGAGAGCTGCTACAGATCCGACAATAGCAAATCAGCTTGGAACAACAGTACTTACTAAAGAACAAGTAAAAGACTATATTCAACAAATTGAAGATGTCAGGCCTTTAATTGATAGTATTCTTGGTGGTGCAACTGCCGGTTCTTCATATGCTAATAATAAGTCCAATCTTACTGTTCGCGGTGCTTCAACATTTGAGGCATCATTGGGTTATGGTATGAAAGTTCCGCGTGTTCAATCAACAGCAGTTTTAAACGGAATTTTAAAAGGGCTTTATGCCGGCATAAATGTGAAATATATTAAAGGTTATGTCGGTTATGTAAAGGTTGGTGTGCTTAATCAAGATAATGTTGATTTATGGAAAGATTTTAGTGACAATCAGAGAACTTCAAATGCTATAGGTGTTGATTTAGGATTTTTGCTTCAGAAGAAATTTTTTAATAAGAAAACAAATTTTGGGCTTTTAATAAGAAATTTAAATAGTCCTACCTTTGACCAGCCGGTAAAAGCAATTAATGATGGTGAAGGTTCAAAGTATAAAATTGACCCGCAAATCCGCGGAGGAATTGCTGTTTGGCCGTTTAACTGGTGGAGTATTTCAACTGATTTGGATTTAACAGAAAACTCGACACCGCTTCCCGGTTATAATTCACAGTTATGGGGGCTTGGAACTGAATTAAACATTTTAAATAAATCATGGTTTAATTTAGCTTTGCGTACTGGTGTTATGAAAAATATTGCTGAGTCATCTGCAAAACTTGCTTACACCGGAGGTTTTGGATTAAATATTGCACATTTTGTAATTGATGTCGGTGGTGCAATGTCATCTGATATGGTTGATATTGGTCAGAAAGTTTCTGGTTCAAGCACAAAAGTCCCGGCAGCAGCTTCTGCAGCATTAACAATTTCATTTGATTTTTAA
- a CDS encoding M6 family metalloprotease domain-containing protein: MKKTSTFLILHLSSFILFLASSLYAVPHINGKNPGPKEYVHQHPDIKILKETGLSQQVIAKTIGTTGTRKIAVILVDLEPNGVNTSGNETMTNEDKIGFNDTLSFLKNFYKEASYSLLDIEFTFFYYSIKDSVAKSTPTLEGIYNEMPFPLSRTMSYYGEDTDASLSQLIIDALREVNNYPDGPVIVSYPEYDGVMVAHAGYGNETTQNSGDIWSAYVGPFTETNGFTEGINVPAKELDASSIGVTCHEFGHYLGLWDLYSTGISRYSQVGYWSLMDYGVWVNNGYNPTQPSAWEKYKLGWLTPTEISDGTYYLTSYTFEISSSSVYRLKTINSETEYFILCNTSTSTYSTKLPGSGLLIWHIDEGTIEGTTFAERAANNSLNNYAHRTVDVEEADDTDPSTNYGDSTDIWPGTREIFCSPYANNYDGQENMLRVYDISNDVQSSNFTVAYKPFIRGYIKDSAGRGIQDVGVTLSGTIVDYTTTNTDGYYIFSDLENGPYTITPALTNWKFLPGNITATITKLPLSNNDFIGIANVSYLNLIDKPNNIKPINNLFVPGAEKTTIYYKTSNDGNVTVKIYTLDGRFIKTLVSEYISAGTYFIGWDGKNSDNNTVASGIYLIHITAPGYKETKKICVIR, from the coding sequence ATGAAAAAAACTTCTACTTTTTTAATCTTGCATCTTTCTTCTTTCATCTTGTTTCTTGCCTCTTCCCTTTACGCTGTGCCTCATATTAATGGAAAAAATCCCGGACCAAAAGAATATGTGCATCAACATCCCGATATAAAAATACTTAAAGAAACAGGTTTATCACAGCAAGTGATTGCAAAAACTATAGGAACAACCGGAACAAGAAAAATTGCTGTAATTTTGGTTGATTTGGAACCCAATGGTGTAAATACATCAGGTAATGAAACAATGACTAACGAAGATAAAATTGGTTTTAACGATACGCTTTCATTTCTTAAAAACTTTTATAAAGAAGCGTCATATAGTCTTCTGGATATTGAATTTACATTTTTTTATTATTCAATAAAAGATTCAGTGGCAAAATCGACGCCAACTTTAGAAGGAATATATAACGAAATGCCATTTCCACTTTCCAGGACTATGTCGTATTATGGAGAGGATACAGATGCATCACTATCTCAACTCATAATAGATGCATTGCGAGAAGTGAATAATTATCCTGACGGTCCTGTTATTGTTTCATATCCGGAGTACGATGGTGTCATGGTTGCACATGCCGGTTATGGAAATGAAACAACACAAAATTCCGGTGATATATGGTCGGCATATGTCGGTCCTTTTACAGAAACAAATGGTTTTACGGAAGGTATAAATGTCCCGGCAAAAGAATTGGATGCAAGTTCTATCGGTGTTACATGTCACGAATTTGGACATTACTTGGGTCTTTGGGATTTGTATTCAACAGGAATTAGCAGATATTCTCAGGTTGGGTACTGGTCTCTAATGGATTATGGGGTTTGGGTTAATAATGGATATAACCCTACACAGCCTTCTGCATGGGAAAAATACAAACTTGGATGGCTTACACCGACTGAAATCTCTGATGGGACTTATTATCTTACCTCATATACGTTCGAGATATCGTCATCTTCAGTTTATAGATTAAAAACAATAAATTCTGAAACAGAGTATTTCATTTTATGTAATACATCCACTTCTACATATTCTACTAAATTACCGGGTTCCGGACTTTTAATTTGGCATATTGATGAAGGAACTATTGAGGGAACAACATTTGCTGAAAGAGCAGCAAATAACTCACTAAATAACTATGCACACAGAACAGTTGATGTTGAAGAGGCTGATGACACGGACCCTTCGACAAATTATGGTGATTCAACTGATATCTGGCCTGGAACAAGAGAGATTTTTTGTTCACCTTATGCGAATAATTACGATGGGCAGGAGAATATGTTAAGGGTTTATGATATTTCGAATGATGTGCAAAGCTCCAATTTCACAGTTGCCTATAAACCGTTTATTAGGGGATATATAAAAGATAGTGCCGGAAGAGGTATTCAGGACGTTGGTGTTACATTGTCCGGGACAATAGTTGATTATACAACAACTAATACTGATGGTTATTATATTTTCTCAGATTTAGAAAATGGTCCATATACGATTACACCCGCATTAACTAACTGGAAATTTTTGCCTGGAAATATAACTGCAACAATCACTAAATTACCTTTAAGTAATAACGATTTTATAGGAATTGCAAATGTTAGTTATTTAAATTTGATAGATAAGCCGAATAATATTAAGCCCATTAATAATCTTTTTGTTCCGGGAGCAGAAAAAACTACCATCTATTATAAAACATCAAATGATGGCAATGTTACCGTTAAAATTTATACACTGGATGGGCGGTTTATAAAGACCCTTGTAAGTGAATATATTTCTGCAGGAACATATTTTATTGGTTGGGATGGTAAAAATTCTGATAATAATACTGTTGCCTCTGGAATTTACCTTATTCATATAACAGCACCTGGCTACAAAGAAACTAAAAAAATATGTGTTATAAGATAG
- a CDS encoding PorV/PorQ family protein, with translation MKKNPLLILLFLTMNYELFTLNYLYASAVGTTAGIIMMQPVGVRQMALGGCGTSLDEDIYTLYFNPAGLASISRKQISSFFTSGLSDDYKASVIYNQPLLTRKRSSIAFGVLHLNGGKIEINYIDGTSKSAVSQSDFMATIGWGWYLSEDFSMGYNIKCLSTRLVEEYNASAAALDTGMLLRSKNKRLHFGLSVQNYGTSIKYRSKGESLPFLVRSGLSYNLPISNNNSLLAVADSFDLIKEEGIYSSVGLEYSLYERYFLRGGLKILPDRNNYTLGLGFRFYDRFSVDFATELNSISNPYQVSFLMRFGGEESEQENEESRLKKVQEAMIKQKFRSKKSKLEEQKINELQKGNIINIAVANFEGNNVSQSDASIVDDFLRIELEKLSTLIKPGTYNLIGKADMDKILAEAAFQRLGCATPDCAVQIGKILNAQQIIIGNLSKLIDTYLITVNLVDVETGSILKSENVKAYSAEELNDACKILANLILFSK, from the coding sequence ATGAAGAAAAATCCATTATTAATATTATTGTTTTTAACTATGAACTATGAACTATTTACTCTGAACTATCTTTATGCTTCTGCCGTAGGTACAACTGCGGGTATAATAATGATGCAACCTGTGGGTGTGAGACAAATGGCTCTTGGTGGTTGTGGCACATCTTTAGATGAAGATATTTATACGCTGTATTTTAATCCCGCTGGTCTTGCTTCTATTTCAAGAAAGCAAATATCTTCATTTTTTACTAGCGGATTAAGTGATGATTATAAAGCTTCAGTTATTTATAATCAACCGTTATTAACTAGAAAAAGATCTAGTATTGCTTTTGGAGTTTTACATCTGAATGGCGGCAAAATTGAAATAAATTATATAGATGGCACGTCGAAAAGTGCTGTTTCCCAATCTGACTTTATGGCTACTATTGGTTGGGGATGGTATTTATCGGAAGACTTTTCAATGGGATATAATATAAAATGTTTATCAACAAGACTTGTAGAAGAATATAATGCTTCCGCAGCAGCTTTGGATACGGGTATGCTATTAAGAAGTAAAAACAAGAGGCTGCATTTTGGTCTTTCGGTTCAAAATTATGGTACGTCAATAAAATATAGGAGCAAAGGTGAATCACTACCGTTCCTTGTTCGTAGCGGTTTGTCTTATAATCTGCCTATTAGTAATAATAATTCATTGCTTGCTGTTGCAGACAGTTTTGATTTGATTAAAGAAGAAGGTATCTATAGTTCAGTCGGACTCGAATATTCTCTTTATGAAAGATATTTTTTGAGAGGCGGTCTAAAAATTCTGCCTGATAGAAACAATTATACCTTAGGTTTGGGATTTAGATTTTATGACAGGTTTTCGGTTGACTTTGCTACCGAACTTAACAGTATTAGTAATCCATATCAGGTTTCTTTTTTGATGAGATTTGGCGGGGAAGAATCAGAACAAGAAAATGAAGAAAGTCGGTTGAAAAAAGTACAAGAAGCAATGATAAAGCAAAAGTTTAGAAGTAAGAAAAGTAAGTTGGAAGAACAGAAAATCAATGAATTGCAGAAAGGTAATATTATAAATATCGCAGTTGCTAACTTCGAAGGGAATAATGTTTCTCAATCAGATGCTTCTATTGTTGATGATTTCTTAAGGATAGAACTTGAAAAATTAAGTACCCTAATAAAACCTGGTACCTATAATTTAATCGGAAAAGCAGATATGGATAAAATACTTGCAGAAGCAGCTTTTCAACGGTTAGGCTGTGCTACTCCTGATTGTGCAGTTCAAATAGGGAAAATTTTAAATGCACAGCAGATTATTATCGGTAATCTTTCAAAACTTATAGATACTTATTTGATAACAGTGAATCTTGTTGATGTTGAAACAGGAAGTATATTAAAATCAGAAAACGTTAAAGCATATTCCGCAGAAGAACTTAACGACGCATGTAAAATTCTTGCCAATCTTATTCTATTTTCAAAATAA